A DNA window from Sphingopyxis sp. CCNWLW2 contains the following coding sequences:
- a CDS encoding hydrolase 1, exosortase A system-associated, with protein MRHQLSFVCEGATLAASLDEAAGSSGLLIVSGGNEIRSGAHRGMAMLAARIAEAGHPVFRFDRRGIGDSEGANGGFESSGPDIGAAIAAFRGAAPHVTRIVAFGNCDAASALLLHQPLALDGLIVANPWTYDSEAEDAEEPALPPASAIRARYLARLKDPKSLLRLIKGEVDFRKLFRGLSAIKASATPAAPDSLAARIDRAITELDTPATILLASGDRTAQAFMENCPAALDRVPVERLASPSHSFAGEDGAWLADRILGILRR; from the coding sequence ATGCGGCATCAGCTGAGTTTCGTCTGCGAAGGCGCGACGCTTGCCGCGAGCCTCGACGAGGCGGCGGGCAGTAGCGGCCTGCTGATCGTGTCGGGCGGCAACGAGATACGCAGCGGCGCGCACCGCGGCATGGCGATGCTGGCGGCGCGGATCGCCGAGGCGGGGCATCCGGTGTTCCGTTTCGACCGGCGCGGGATCGGCGACAGCGAAGGCGCGAATGGCGGCTTCGAGAGCAGCGGACCCGATATCGGCGCGGCGATTGCTGCGTTTCGCGGGGCGGCGCCGCACGTGACGCGCATCGTCGCGTTCGGCAATTGCGATGCGGCGAGCGCGTTGTTGCTGCACCAGCCGTTGGCGCTCGACGGGCTGATCGTCGCCAATCCGTGGACCTACGATAGCGAGGCGGAAGACGCCGAGGAACCGGCGCTACCGCCGGCGTCGGCGATACGCGCGCGGTATCTGGCGCGGCTGAAGGATCCGAAAAGCCTGCTCAGGCTGATCAAGGGCGAGGTCGATTTCCGGAAACTGTTTCGCGGGCTTTCGGCGATCAAGGCATCGGCCACGCCCGCTGCGCCCGACAGTCTCGCGGCGCGGATCGACCGGGCTATCACCGAGCTGGACACACCCGCTACGATCCTGCTCGCGTCCGGCGACCGGACCGCACAGGCTTTTATGGAAAACTGCCCGGCTGCGCTGGATCGCGTTCCGGTCGAGCGTCTTGCCAGCCCGTCGCACAGCTTTGCCGGGGAGGATGGCGCGTGGTTGGCTGACCGGATTTTGGGCATATTGAGACGATAG
- the trxB gene encoding thioredoxin-disulfide reductase — MPAVHHTKMLILGSGPAGLSAAIYAARAGMMPIVVQGLQPGGQLTITTDVENYPGFAEVIQGPWLMEQMTAQATHVGTSMIWDTIVDVDLSRRPFKLTGDGGDVYMAETLVIATGAQAKWLGVPGEQELGGKGVSACATCDGFFYRGKKVVVIGGGNTAVEEALYLTNHSEDVTLIHRRDHLRAEKILQDRLFANPKIKVLWNKRVDRFVAGEGVSGLVGVDLIDTETGDASFEPTDGGFVAIGHSPSTELFKGKLPLDADGYLEVTPGTSLTAIPGVFAAGDVTDKIYRQAVTAAGMGCMAALDAERFLAEAEYHAMADA; from the coding sequence ATGCCCGCCGTCCACCACACCAAGATGCTCATCCTCGGCTCCGGCCCCGCCGGCCTGTCGGCGGCGATTTACGCGGCGCGCGCGGGCATGATGCCGATCGTCGTGCAGGGGCTGCAACCCGGCGGCCAGCTGACGATCACCACCGACGTCGAAAATTACCCGGGCTTTGCCGAGGTGATCCAGGGCCCCTGGCTGATGGAACAGATGACCGCGCAGGCGACGCATGTCGGCACCAGCATGATCTGGGACACGATCGTCGACGTCGATCTGTCGCGCCGCCCGTTCAAGCTGACCGGCGACGGCGGCGATGTTTACATGGCCGAAACGCTCGTCATCGCGACGGGGGCGCAGGCGAAATGGCTTGGCGTGCCGGGCGAGCAGGAGCTTGGCGGGAAGGGCGTCTCGGCGTGCGCGACGTGCGACGGCTTCTTCTATCGCGGCAAGAAGGTCGTGGTGATCGGCGGCGGCAACACCGCGGTCGAGGAAGCGCTCTACCTCACCAACCACAGCGAAGACGTGACGCTGATCCACCGCCGCGATCATCTGCGCGCTGAAAAGATTTTGCAGGACCGCCTGTTCGCCAATCCGAAGATCAAGGTCCTTTGGAACAAGCGCGTCGACCGTTTCGTCGCGGGCGAGGGCGTATCGGGCCTCGTCGGCGTCGACCTGATCGACACCGAAACCGGCGACGCGAGCTTTGAGCCCACCGATGGCGGCTTCGTCGCGATCGGCCACAGCCCGTCGACCGAGCTGTTCAAAGGCAAGCTGCCGCTCGATGCCGATGGCTATCTGGAAGTGACGCCGGGCACGTCACTGACCGCGATCCCCGGCGTCTTCGCCGCGGGCGACGTCACCGACAAAATCTATCGCCAGGCGGTGACCGCCGCGGGCATGGGCTGCATGGCCGCGCTCGACGCCGAACGCTTTTTGGCCGAGGCTGAATATCACGCGATGGCGGACGCCTGA
- a CDS encoding acyl carrier protein, protein MTEANTVDATLRALLADVLGLGEARAAALTEDSGLFGELPEFDSMAVATVLTEMEDRLGIVIDDDEVDGEIFETYGNLLAFSLRKVTD, encoded by the coding sequence ATGACCGAAGCCAACACCGTCGACGCCACCCTTCGCGCCCTGCTCGCCGATGTGCTTGGACTCGGCGAAGCGCGCGCTGCGGCGCTGACCGAGGACAGCGGGCTGTTCGGCGAACTTCCCGAGTTTGATTCGATGGCGGTCGCGACGGTGCTGACCGAAATGGAAGACCGGCTGGGTATCGTCATCGACGATGATGAAGTCGACGGCGAAATCTTTGAAACCTATGGTAATTTGCTCGCCTTTTCGCTGCGCAAAGTGACCGACTGA
- a CDS encoding pyridoxal-dependent decarboxylase, exosortase A system-associated — protein MKPHGPIPPGFRADVSGMLLIGGDRAEALADVAGDTPLFAYDSAMLTARVAEWRAAMPTGVQLHYAMKANPYAPLLAFMARLVDGFDVASGGELKAALASGMPAGDISFAGPGKRDRELEATITAGATLNLESAGEAERALSIAEHLGLTPSLAVRVNPDFDLKGSGMKMGGGAKPFGVDAAEVPALVRRLMDAGADWQGFHIFAGSQALDAAAIAETQAQTVALAARLANEIGETPPLVNLGGGMGVPYFPGDKPVDVAAVGAALGETLAARDPVLAKSHFAMELGRWLVAEAGVYLIRIVDRKTSHGETFLVTDGGLHHQLAASGNFGTVIRRNYPIAVAGAFGAEAEETVSVVGCLCTPLDRLGDQVALPRAEVGDLIAIFLAGAYGASASPATFLGQGPAREMLV, from the coding sequence ATGAAGCCCCATGGTCCGATCCCGCCCGGCTTCCGCGCCGATGTCAGCGGGATGTTGCTCATCGGCGGCGACCGCGCCGAGGCGCTCGCCGACGTCGCGGGCGACACCCCGCTGTTCGCCTATGACAGCGCGATGCTGACCGCGCGGGTCGCCGAGTGGCGCGCCGCGATGCCAACCGGGGTCCAGCTGCATTATGCGATGAAGGCGAACCCCTATGCGCCTTTGCTCGCCTTCATGGCGCGGCTGGTCGACGGGTTCGACGTCGCCTCGGGCGGCGAACTGAAAGCCGCGCTCGCCAGCGGGATGCCGGCGGGCGACATCAGCTTTGCCGGACCCGGCAAACGCGACCGCGAACTCGAAGCGACGATCACCGCCGGCGCGACGCTCAACCTCGAATCCGCGGGCGAGGCCGAACGAGCGCTGTCGATCGCCGAGCATCTCGGCCTCACACCCAGCCTCGCGGTGCGCGTCAATCCCGACTTCGACCTCAAGGGGTCGGGCATGAAAATGGGCGGCGGCGCCAAGCCGTTCGGGGTCGATGCCGCCGAGGTTCCGGCGCTCGTCCGGCGCCTGATGGACGCCGGTGCCGACTGGCAGGGTTTTCATATTTTTGCGGGATCGCAGGCGCTGGACGCCGCGGCCATCGCCGAGACGCAGGCGCAGACGGTGGCGCTCGCGGCGCGGCTCGCGAACGAGATCGGGGAGACCCCGCCGCTCGTCAACCTCGGCGGCGGGATGGGCGTGCCCTATTTCCCCGGTGATAAGCCGGTCGATGTCGCCGCGGTCGGGGCGGCGCTCGGCGAGACGCTGGCGGCGCGCGATCCGGTTCTCGCAAAGAGCCATTTCGCGATGGAACTCGGCCGCTGGCTCGTTGCCGAAGCCGGCGTCTATCTGATCCGCATCGTTGACCGGAAGACCAGCCATGGCGAAACCTTCCTCGTCACCGACGGCGGCCTCCACCACCAGCTCGCCGCGAGCGGCAATTTCGGCACCGTCATCCGCCGCAACTATCCGATCGCGGTCGCGGGTGCCTTCGGCGCAGAAGCCGAAGAGACCGTCTCGGTCGTCGGCTGCCTCTGCACCCCGCTCGACCGTCTCGGCGATCAGGTCGCGCTGCCGCGCGC
- a CDS encoding GNAT family N-acetyltransferase, producing MPATARAAGFASPFDRAAWFDLLEAHGFAGRGRVDAQGIAGSTTAWLPLRVEKPGDFAGLTNWYSFSIRPLFAGDGERSDALRTLFADLRRNAARLTLYPVAETAELAMALRAAGWWVKETPTGDRHWLDLGEMDHDAWWASRPGALRNTVQRKAKKGVVDIQLLTDFDPGSWAAYEQIYAASWKPEEGHPALLRAFAEAESDGGRLRMGIARIDGIPVAAQFWTVEDGTAFIHKLAHVEDSLKASPGTLLSAALFRHVIEVDGVKRVDFGTGNDGYKRDWMNRHDPLWRIEAFNPSRVAAWGPALKAFARSLLRKDS from the coding sequence TTGCCCGCCACAGCGCGCGCGGCCGGTTTTGCGTCGCCGTTCGACCGCGCGGCGTGGTTCGACCTGCTCGAAGCCCATGGCTTTGCAGGCCGGGGCCGGGTCGATGCGCAGGGCATCGCCGGTTCGACGACGGCATGGCTGCCGCTGCGGGTCGAGAAGCCGGGCGACTTCGCGGGGCTGACCAACTGGTACAGCTTTTCGATCCGTCCGCTCTTCGCCGGCGACGGCGAACGAAGCGACGCCTTGAGGACGCTCTTTGCCGATCTTCGCCGGAACGCTGCACGCCTGACGCTCTACCCCGTCGCCGAAACTGCCGAACTTGCCATGGCACTCCGCGCTGCAGGCTGGTGGGTGAAAGAAACGCCCACCGGAGATCGCCATTGGCTCGACCTCGGCGAGATGGACCATGACGCCTGGTGGGCGAGCCGGCCCGGCGCGCTGCGCAATACCGTCCAGCGCAAGGCGAAGAAGGGTGTCGTCGATATTCAGCTGCTCACCGATTTCGATCCGGGAAGCTGGGCGGCTTACGAACAAATCTATGCCGCGAGCTGGAAGCCCGAAGAAGGCCACCCCGCGCTGCTGCGCGCCTTTGCCGAGGCGGAGAGCGATGGCGGACGCCTGCGCATGGGAATCGCGCGTATCGACGGAATCCCCGTCGCCGCACAGTTCTGGACCGTCGAAGATGGCACCGCCTTCATCCACAAGCTCGCGCATGTCGAGGACAGCCTGAAAGCGTCGCCGGGCACCTTGCTGTCGGCCGCATTGTTCCGCCATGTGATCGAGGTCGACGGCGTGAAGCGCGTCGATTTCGGCACCGGCAACGACGGATACAAGCGCGACTGGATGAACCGGCACGACCCGCTGTGGCGCATCGAGGCTTTCAATCCGTCGCGCGTCGCGGCATGGGGACCGGCATTGAAGGCATTTGCCCGTTCGCTGCTCAGGAAAGACTCATGA
- a CDS encoding GMC family oxidoreductase N-terminal domain-containing protein yields the protein MTAPFNFGQLKFLKALTEALFYEAEMVISADQVVANVCDLFEKVGGTKLDEIRLSLTATELVLGGPFFTENDVADRAEKLKDRLQDSQIDLFQDMARLRGVIYACYYGHWQPGLGPGDQGANANNPVHRQIGFTLPQFRQRGSEEVPLERIHGREIDPAHILDASRVDDEYDVIVIGSGAGGGVAAYNIAAQGYKVLIVEAGPFYPSHAITHHELDMIAKLYKHGALQTSTNRDFVVFQGRCVGGSSTINNGICLRVNEPGRTHPDAKDVLAKWASIGAPVDAAAFHASYDAVRDKLGIAPIEPRSGRHNGPHLIEGWRSYAQGSTNPRDQRAIADWFAKNFGPPNTVNACAYCGYCNSGCAYGRRMGIAQTYLPEACRDFGARILPGTKAERIIWQTAYDGRREAEAVKLVLPDGSKTLVRARVGVVVAAGTIASSKLLDRSDIDRTGYQVSLNVASPVVALMPEGAGGDAWDEDQMSSYVDCGDFLLESHFQPPMSMASLMPGWFGDHAARMKNFGRVHSAGILFPADRRGQIVDGKLKFSLDVDDDLPVLRDAMATLTKVHFAAGALECYPALAKGQKITPDMDVDAFFRDAIREQDDVTLSSSHPHGGNAINEDPSYGVVDLDCRVHETTNVFVTDASTFPSCIRVNAQWTTMAMAQYATGRGDPFR from the coding sequence ATGACGGCACCGTTTAATTTCGGGCAGCTCAAATTTCTGAAGGCGCTGACCGAAGCACTGTTTTACGAAGCCGAGATGGTGATTTCGGCCGATCAGGTCGTCGCCAACGTTTGCGATCTGTTCGAAAAGGTCGGCGGGACCAAGCTCGACGAGATCCGCCTGTCGCTGACCGCGACCGAACTGGTGCTCGGCGGCCCCTTCTTTACCGAGAATGATGTCGCGGACCGCGCCGAGAAGCTTAAAGACCGGCTGCAGGACAGCCAGATCGACCTGTTCCAGGACATGGCGCGGCTGCGCGGCGTCATTTACGCCTGCTATTACGGCCATTGGCAGCCGGGGCTCGGGCCCGGCGATCAGGGTGCCAACGCCAATAATCCGGTGCACCGCCAGATCGGCTTCACGCTCCCCCAATTTCGCCAGCGCGGCAGCGAAGAAGTGCCGCTGGAGCGGATTCACGGGCGCGAGATCGACCCCGCGCATATCCTCGATGCGTCGAGGGTCGACGACGAATATGATGTTATCGTCATCGGTTCGGGTGCCGGGGGCGGGGTCGCCGCCTATAATATCGCGGCGCAGGGCTATAAGGTGCTGATCGTCGAGGCGGGGCCATTCTATCCCAGCCACGCGATTACGCATCACGAACTCGACATGATCGCGAAGCTCTACAAGCATGGCGCGCTGCAAACCTCGACCAACCGCGATTTCGTGGTGTTCCAGGGACGCTGCGTCGGCGGGTCGTCGACGATCAACAACGGGATTTGCCTGCGCGTCAACGAGCCGGGGCGCACGCACCCCGACGCAAAGGACGTGCTCGCGAAATGGGCGAGCATCGGTGCGCCCGTCGACGCCGCGGCGTTCCACGCGAGCTATGATGCGGTCCGCGACAAGCTCGGCATCGCGCCGATCGAACCGCGCAGCGGACGCCACAACGGCCCGCACCTGATCGAGGGCTGGCGCAGCTACGCGCAGGGATCGACCAACCCGCGCGACCAGCGTGCGATCGCCGACTGGTTCGCGAAGAATTTCGGTCCGCCGAACACCGTCAATGCCTGCGCCTATTGCGGCTATTGCAATTCGGGCTGCGCCTATGGCCGCCGCATGGGCATCGCGCAAACCTATCTGCCCGAGGCGTGCCGCGATTTCGGCGCGCGCATCCTGCCGGGGACGAAGGCCGAACGGATCATCTGGCAGACCGCCTACGACGGCCGGCGCGAGGCCGAGGCGGTGAAGCTGGTCCTCCCCGACGGGTCGAAGACGCTCGTTCGTGCGCGCGTCGGTGTCGTCGTCGCCGCGGGCACGATCGCCTCGTCGAAGCTGCTCGACCGCAGCGATATCGACCGCACCGGCTATCAGGTGTCGCTCAACGTCGCTTCGCCGGTGGTCGCGCTGATGCCCGAAGGTGCTGGCGGCGACGCGTGGGACGAGGATCAGATGTCGAGCTATGTCGACTGCGGCGACTTCCTGCTCGAAAGCCATTTTCAGCCGCCGATGTCGATGGCGTCGCTGATGCCCGGCTGGTTCGGCGACCATGCGGCGCGCATGAAGAATTTCGGCCGCGTCCATTCGGCGGGCATCTTGTTCCCCGCCGACCGCCGCGGGCAGATCGTCGACGGCAAGCTGAAGTTCAGCCTCGACGTGGACGACGATCTGCCGGTGCTGCGCGACGCGATGGCGACGCTCACCAAGGTCCATTTCGCCGCGGGCGCGCTCGAATGCTATCCAGCGCTGGCCAAGGGGCAAAAGATCACGCCCGACATGGATGTCGACGCCTTCTTCCGCGACGCGATCCGCGAACAGGACGATGTCACGCTGTCGAGCAGCCACCCGCATGGCGGCAATGCGATCAACGAGGATCCGTCGTACGGTGTCGTCGACCTCGACTGCCGCGTCCACGAAACGACCAATGTGTTCGTCACCGACGCGAGCACCTTCCCCAGCTGCATCCGCGTCAACGCGCAATGGACGACGATGGCGATGGCGCAATATGCGACGGGGCGCGGCGATCCCTTTCGTTGA
- a CDS encoding class I SAM-dependent methyltransferase, with the protein MASWWERHGVPRLIKCACSQGQIMKVRSKVVPHARGHVLELGCGGGINMEFYRPGQIESFSGLDPSPELLAMSVAAAAARGIDADIREGIGEAMPFESGSFDTVVTTFTLCSVHDQAAVLSEIRRVLKPGGTALFLEHGAAPDAGVAKWQRRIEPVWKRIGGNCHLTRPISGAYEKAGFAVDQQAAAYIPKTPRPFGWYEYGAARPA; encoded by the coding sequence ATGGCAAGCTGGTGGGAACGTCACGGAGTACCGCGCCTGATCAAATGTGCCTGTTCGCAGGGGCAGATTATGAAGGTGCGGAGCAAGGTCGTGCCGCATGCGCGCGGGCATGTGCTCGAACTCGGCTGCGGCGGCGGGATCAACATGGAGTTTTACCGGCCGGGGCAGATTGAGAGCTTTAGCGGGCTCGATCCCTCGCCCGAACTGCTCGCGATGAGCGTCGCGGCGGCGGCGGCGCGCGGGATCGACGCCGATATCCGTGAAGGGATCGGCGAGGCGATGCCGTTTGAGAGCGGTTCTTTCGACACCGTCGTTACCACCTTCACCTTATGCTCGGTTCACGATCAGGCTGCGGTGCTGAGCGAGATCCGCCGCGTGCTGAAGCCCGGCGGAACTGCCTTGTTCCTGGAACATGGCGCCGCGCCCGATGCCGGGGTCGCAAAATGGCAGCGGCGGATCGAGCCGGTATGGAAGCGGATTGGCGGCAACTGCCACCTGACCCGACCGATCAGCGGCGCTTATGAAAAGGCGGGCTTTGCAGTCGATCAGCAGGCGGCCGCCTATATCCCGAAAACGCCGCGCCCGTTCGGCTGGTACGAATATGGAGCGGCGCGCCCCGCCTAG
- a CDS encoding caspase family protein encodes MMRFWLATLTALFLLAPSVAEARKVALIIGNGDYANTSRLVNPANDIKIIAASAKQAGFDDVTIAADLAVNDFQKAMRDFRAKADGAEVAMVYYAGHGIEAQGKNWLIPTDAQLKSDLDLPYEAINLDRLMESVSGAQIRMVVLDSCRNNPFGRSWRSGTRAVVNGLAGVEADDVLVIFAAAPGQTAADGTSGNSPFATSLAKRLPQPDMPVQLLGGLIRDDVLKATGGSQRPFVSASITGTPVYLVPRTTPASAPASGNRSGLEELLWKGAMAENSVRAFSAYLAEFPAGKYAAQAGENITRLEKDPGAVIPPVTMVAMTEPAPAARPAARKFTLSNIRVECVKLTGRLGLGLPDQLFLRFNTGQRFPEGKSEIYSIRKGESWAVPQSFEFDQPVSFQLREFDDIGGSDNIGTIDIGDAAGTFTKTLDGDASDYRVTYTLTVA; translated from the coding sequence ATGATGCGATTCTGGCTTGCCACCCTCACCGCGCTGTTCCTCCTCGCGCCGTCGGTCGCCGAAGCGCGCAAGGTCGCGCTGATCATCGGCAATGGGGATTATGCGAACACCAGCCGCTTGGTGAACCCCGCGAACGACATCAAGATCATCGCCGCGTCGGCGAAGCAGGCGGGGTTCGACGACGTGACGATCGCTGCCGACCTCGCGGTCAACGACTTCCAGAAGGCGATGCGCGATTTTCGCGCCAAGGCCGACGGGGCGGAGGTCGCGATGGTCTATTACGCCGGGCACGGGATCGAGGCGCAGGGGAAGAACTGGCTGATCCCGACCGACGCGCAGCTGAAATCCGACCTCGACCTGCCCTATGAGGCGATCAATCTCGACCGGTTGATGGAATCGGTGTCGGGGGCGCAGATTCGCATGGTCGTGCTCGATTCGTGCCGCAACAATCCGTTCGGTCGCTCGTGGCGGTCGGGGACGCGCGCGGTGGTGAATGGCCTCGCGGGGGTCGAGGCTGACGATGTGCTGGTGATCTTTGCCGCGGCGCCGGGGCAGACCGCGGCCGACGGAACGAGTGGCAATTCGCCGTTCGCGACCTCGCTCGCGAAACGCCTGCCGCAGCCCGATATGCCGGTGCAGCTGCTCGGCGGCCTGATCCGCGACGATGTGCTGAAAGCGACCGGCGGCAGCCAGCGGCCGTTCGTGAGCGCGAGCATCACCGGGACGCCGGTCTATCTGGTGCCGCGCACGACGCCGGCGAGTGCGCCAGCATCGGGCAACCGTAGCGGGCTGGAGGAGCTGCTGTGGAAGGGCGCGATGGCCGAAAACAGCGTCCGTGCCTTCAGCGCATATCTCGCCGAATTCCCGGCGGGCAAATATGCCGCGCAAGCAGGCGAGAATATCACCCGCCTGGAGAAAGATCCCGGTGCGGTCATCCCGCCCGTCACGATGGTAGCGATGACGGAGCCGGCCCCCGCGGCCCGACCGGCGGCGCGGAAATTCACGCTGTCGAACATCCGCGTCGAATGCGTCAAGCTGACCGGGCGCCTCGGGCTTGGCCTCCCCGACCAGCTGTTCCTGCGCTTCAACACGGGGCAGCGCTTTCCCGAGGGCAAGAGCGAGATTTATTCGATCAGGAAGGGTGAGAGCTGGGCGGTGCCCCAAAGCTTCGAGTTCGACCAGCCGGTGAGTTTCCAGCTGCGCGAGTTCGACGATATCGGCGGCAGCGACAATATCGGGACGATCGACATCGGCGATGCGGCGGGGACGTTCACGAAAACGCTCGACGGCGACGCCAGCGATTATCGGGTGACCTATACGTTGACGGTCGCCTGA
- the trhO gene encoding oxygen-dependent tRNA uridine(34) hydroxylase TrhO, producing the protein MFQVAALYRFASFDDPAALRQPLIDLCAAEGVMGTLLLAREGINGTIAGTEAGIAAVLGHIRALPDCAGLDVKYSTAAEMPFQRMKVRLKKEIVTMKVPGLDPARDAAPYVDPADWNALVDDPDTVLIDTRNGFEVGYGSFTGAVDPETKSFGEFPDWWRANADRFAGKRVAMFCTGGIRCEKSTAFLRHEGVEDVVHLKGGILAYLEQVPEADSRWHGSCFVFDERVSVGHGLVEVGEKSDPD; encoded by the coding sequence ATGTTCCAGGTTGCCGCCCTTTATCGTTTCGCATCGTTCGACGATCCCGCCGCATTGCGCCAGCCGCTGATCGACCTCTGCGCGGCAGAGGGCGTGATGGGCACGCTCCTCCTCGCGCGCGAAGGCATCAACGGCACGATCGCCGGAACCGAGGCCGGGATCGCCGCGGTGCTCGGCCATATCCGGGCGCTTCCTGACTGCGCCGGGCTCGACGTCAAATATTCGACCGCCGCCGAGATGCCGTTCCAGCGGATGAAGGTGCGGCTGAAAAAGGAAATCGTGACGATGAAGGTGCCGGGGCTCGACCCCGCACGCGACGCCGCGCCTTATGTCGATCCCGCCGACTGGAACGCGCTCGTCGACGATCCCGACACCGTGCTGATCGACACGCGCAACGGCTTCGAGGTCGGCTACGGCAGCTTTACGGGCGCGGTCGACCCCGAAACGAAGAGCTTCGGCGAATTCCCCGACTGGTGGCGCGCCAATGCCGACCGTTTTGCGGGCAAGCGCGTCGCGATGTTCTGCACCGGCGGCATCCGCTGCGAAAAATCGACAGCCTTCCTGCGCCATGAAGGCGTCGAGGATGTCGTCCACCTCAAGGGCGGCATCCTCGCCTATCTCGAACAGGTGCCCGAAGCCGACAGCCGCTGGCACGGCAGCTGCTTCGTCTTCGACGAGCGGGTGAGTGTGGGGCATGGCTTGGTTGAGGTCGGCGAGAAGTCCGACCCCGACTGA
- a CDS encoding acyl-CoA ligase (AMP-forming), exosortase A system-associated — MTKAENTSSRPIDHLARRGAPDAAALLIGDRVTTYADLDAGVGRLASWLLEQAGGPGERVASWSAKTRLACLMPLAAARAGLIHVPVNPLLKGPQVAHILSDSGAKLLVTNGARAEMLGDGLPDECMVQDLKVGEEVIDSSGQGLPPSIAEPDDLAAILYTSGSTGRPKGVMLSHANLWLGAESVASYLKIVADDRVLAVLPLSFDYGQNQLLSSWYAGAAVAPLDYLTARDVVKAVARHKATTLAGVPPLWVQLVEAEWPADAAAHLKRLTNSGGALTPSLIGAMRSTFPEADIYPMYGLTEAFRSTYLDPKFVADHPTSMGRAIPHAEILVCRPDGTITADEEPGELVHCGPLVAKGYWRDEERSAQRFKPAPRASEYGGMAVWSGDTVRRDANHLLYFVGRDDAMIKTAGNRVSPTEVEDVAVASGLIYEAVAFGVPDARLGAAIILIVRGKDGVTDEEGLSGYLRQNLPNFMQPQAIEWRDALPRNPNGKLDRVAIAADWTKELTA, encoded by the coding sequence ATGACCAAAGCCGAAAACACATCTTCCAGGCCGATCGACCATCTCGCCCGCCGCGGCGCGCCGGATGCGGCTGCGCTGCTGATCGGCGACCGGGTCACGACATATGCCGATCTCGACGCCGGCGTCGGACGGCTGGCGTCATGGCTGCTCGAACAGGCGGGCGGCCCGGGCGAGCGCGTCGCCAGCTGGAGCGCGAAGACGCGGCTGGCGTGCCTGATGCCGCTCGCCGCGGCGCGCGCGGGGTTGATCCATGTGCCGGTCAATCCGCTGCTCAAGGGGCCGCAGGTCGCGCATATCCTTTCCGACAGCGGGGCAAAGCTGCTTGTCACCAATGGCGCGCGCGCCGAGATGCTTGGCGATGGCCTGCCCGACGAATGTATGGTGCAGGATCTGAAGGTCGGCGAGGAAGTGATTGATTCGAGCGGGCAGGGGCTGCCCCCGTCGATCGCCGAACCCGACGATCTCGCCGCGATCCTCTATACCAGCGGCTCGACCGGCCGGCCGAAGGGCGTGATGCTCAGCCATGCGAACCTGTGGCTCGGTGCCGAAAGCGTCGCCTCCTATCTCAAAATCGTCGCCGATGACCGCGTGCTCGCCGTGCTGCCGCTCAGCTTCGATTATGGCCAGAACCAGCTGCTTTCGAGCTGGTATGCGGGGGCCGCGGTCGCACCGCTCGATTATCTGACCGCGCGTGACGTCGTGAAAGCGGTGGCGCGGCACAAGGCGACGACGCTCGCGGGCGTGCCGCCGCTCTGGGTCCAACTCGTCGAAGCCGAATGGCCTGCCGACGCCGCGGCGCATTTGAAACGGCTGACCAACAGCGGCGGCGCGCTCACGCCGTCGCTGATCGGCGCGATGCGCAGCACATTCCCTGAGGCGGACATCTATCCGATGTACGGGCTAACCGAGGCGTTTCGTTCGACCTACCTCGACCCGAAATTCGTCGCCGACCATCCGACCTCGATGGGCCGCGCGATCCCGCATGCCGAAATTTTGGTGTGCCGGCCCGACGGTACGATCACCGCCGACGAGGAACCCGGCGAACTCGTCCATTGCGGCCCGCTCGTCGCCAAGGGCTATTGGCGGGACGAGGAACGTAGCGCGCAGCGTTTCAAACCCGCGCCGCGTGCGTCCGAATATGGCGGGATGGCGGTGTGGTCGGGCGACACGGTGCGCCGCGACGCCAATCATCTCCTCTATTTCGTCGGCCGCGACGATGCGATGATCAAGACCGCGGGCAACCGCGTCAGCCCGACCGAGGTCGAGGATGTCGCGGTTGCGTCGGGCTTGATTTACGAAGCCGTTGCGTTCGGCGTGCCCGATGCGCGGCTCGGCGCCGCGATCATCCTCATCGTGCGCGGCAAGGATGGCGTCACCGACGAGGAAGGGCTTTCGGGCTATCTTCGCCAGAATCTCCCCAATTTCATGCAGCCGCAGGCGATCGAATGGCGCGACGCCTTGCCGCGCAATCCCAATGGCAAGCTCGACCGGGTGGCGATTGCCGCCGATTGGACCAAGGAGTTGACGGCATGA